The Pseudomonadota bacterium genome contains the following window.
GAGGGGGGCAAAATCTGTAGTGACTGGAGAGGCAAATTTTTAAAAACGATCCCTTATTTGCCAACGGTTTCACAGCACCGATCACTGAACTTGGGTTAAATTTTACGGTTTTGATTTCACGAGAGTATATCGGCTACCTGATCTTTAAACAAAAAAACCGGCTAAAAAATCAGCAAAAAGGTGGGCACTCTATGATAACCTCACTACAGGTTAACCACACTCAGCTTATCCGAAGAGAGTACGCTGGGCAATCTCTCTTCAATTCTCTCGAATACCTCAACCTCACCTATAGGTCCTGTGGCTACAAAGGTCAGCTTAGAAGAGAATACATCTTGGGCAACTCGATATAGGTCATCCTTACTCACAGCATCAATTTTTGCAATAATGTCCTGAGTCGGAATATGTTTTCCAAAATTAAGAATCTGTTGTGCCAGGTGTTCGCAGCGCGCTGTGGTGCTTTCAAGCCCCATCATTAGGCTTGCTTTAAGTTGCGTGCGGGATCTTGTAATCTCTTCGTCTGTCAAGTTTTCAGTGGCTTTGACCAATTCATAGCACACGATTGGTAACAATTGAGGTACTTGATTGGGTGCAGTGCCGGCATAAATCCCAAACATCCCAGAGTCACTATAAGCTGACTTAAATGCATAAATCGAATAAACTAGCCCCCTCTTTTCGCGAACTTCCTGAAAGAGGCGTGATGACATCCCACCACCCAAAATGGTAGCCAACAACGCCACAGCATAGTTATCGTCGTGCTTTATAGAGCGCCCCTTAAAGCCCATCAATACATGAACTTGCTCGAGATCTCGTTGCATACGAAAGTCACCACCAACATAAGATGCAGGCTCAACCTCAACCTTTCCATTTGTAGGTAAATGATCAAAATACATTTCTGCCCGCTTTAATAATTCGTCATGGCTTACGTTGCCTGCAGCTGCCAAGATCATACGGGGTGCTGAATAAAAATGGTCCCTATACTGAACCAAAGTTTCACGGTTCATGTTATGAACAATGGAATTGGTCCCCAAAATTGAGCGACCCATTGCTTGCTTGGGAAAGGCAGTTTCTTGAAAATAGTCAAAGATAATATCATCTGGTGCATCATGGCTTTGTCCAATTTCTTGCAGCACAACTGAGCGCTCACGCTCAAACTCATCTTCTGCAAAAACCGAGTTTTGCAAAATGTCAGCAAGCAATTCAATACCCACATGCAGATCGTTTTTCAGCATGCGTGCATAATAAGCCGTGGACTCGCGCGAGGTTCCAGCATTGAGGTAACCCCCAACATTTTCAATGGTTTGGGCAATATCTTGTGCAGTGCGGTTGTGCGTCCCCTTAAAAGCCATGTGCTCAAGCATATGTGCCACGCCATTGAACTCAGCGCGCTCGTGCCTGGTGCCAGCAGCTACCCACACTCCCACGGCAACGGTTTCAACCGTATCGATGCAATCAGTAACAATTGTAAGACCATTGGCAAGTTGTGTTTGTTCGACCATCCTAAACTCTTAAAAAAGTTTTTCCACAAAAATATTAAACTGAATCTGCACTGGTATACTCTCGTGAAATCAAAACCTCTAGTTTAATGATAGCGAGAAGCGCGCAGTTTACAAGTGTAAATGAGCACTTCTAGCGTATCAGGAAACAGAGGTTTTGATTTCATTTCGGTATTAAGCATTTTTTACGTGTTTCCATGCACAGCACAGGTATATCAGTAGAATACAAAGGGCGAGCATAAACCAGGTGATCGCATATTGCAAATGATCATTCTTAATGTTTCTTTTGATTCCCAAGGGAATTGGGGCAGATTGCTGTCGCTGCTGCGGTTGTTCTAGAATATAAAATGGAGCAACCTGATCCATCAGTTCAGGATTTTTCCACGCAAGAAAGGCTTGAATATCCTCAAAATCAATCGTGTGCCACGCACCCGAGTGTATGTTATTTTTGGGAATAAACCATCTGGGTTTGGGAGCAAAATTTATAATTCCAAACACTTGAGACGAACCCTTAAAAGGTACGGCAACGTAGTTAAGTGGAATCCAGCCCCGCAACACATATACAAGTTGCCCTGATGATGTTAAAAGCGCTGATAATAGATGAGCCCCTACTTTTCCCTGACGCACCCGTGGCTGCAACCTTATTTCCAGATCTGGCAGATAAGTGCCGATCATAATAACTTTAGAAAATTCCTGCCACACCTGAGTCTGATTTTGGGGAAATTTTGTATAAGAGGAGGGTTTGGTATCGGATAAAGACTCGAGTAGTTTGGTTTTCCACTCCAGGCGCTGCAATTGCCAGACTCCCAAACCAATGCACAGATTTATGATACAAATCGAAAAAATACTAAAGCTTGCAAAACGACCCCAAGCTTTCGGTTTTCTGATACGCTTAAAGTGCTCATTTACAGTTGTAAACTGCGCGCTTTGCATTATCATAAAATCCGACATCTTGGGTTCGCGCTTGTATGGGAAGCCAGGCCATTTCAAACGGCTCACGCAGATCCCCACCAATAAATACTTACAAACAAGAACAGCCAAACAACATCCACAAAGTGCCAATACCAAGCTGCTGCTTCAAAACCAAAATGATTGTGTGGCTGAAAATGTCCCCTACGGGCACGAAACCAACACACTATTAGAAAAATAGCACCTACGAGGACATGAAGCCCATGAAAACCGGTAGCCATAAAAAAAATCGAAGAGTAAATTCCATCAGTAAAGGCAAACTGAGCGTGATGATACTCATAGGCCTGCACGCCCAAGAAAACAACACCCAAAAGAATGGTATATCCAGTTTTGTCGATCATCCCCTTAATATTGCCTTCGGTCAGATCAAAATGCGCCCAAGTTACGGTTGTGCCTGACAACAACAATAAAAGTGTATTGAGATAGGGCAGCCCAAAAGGATCAATCGTTTGCACACCCTTTGGCGGCCAGACTCCACCTATCGCCTCAGGCGGAAAAAGGCTGGCATTGAAATAGGCCCAAAAGAAAGAGGCAAAAAACATTATCTCAGTCAAAATAAACAGAGCCATACCATAGCGAAAACCGCGCCGAACCTCTGGAGTATGATTTTTTGGTGTCGCTTCAAGGATGACGTCGCGCCACCAACCAACCAATGTGAAGACTAAAAAAGCAAGGCCTGCCAATAAAATCCAGGGACCATGGTGGTGCATATACAAAACAGCTCCCACACCCAAAACAACAGCAGCCATAGACCCCACAAAGGGCCACGGACTTGGATCAACAATATGAAAGGGGTGTTTTTTTACTGCCATCTCTACGAATTACCTGAATTTAGAATGTGCCATCTGCTTTTGTTCAATCTCCTTTTGCCACCAGCCGGTGAGTCCAACCGACACATCCGGCTTAAAAGGAGGATGATCAAACTTGTCCCAATAGGCCAAATAGTTCTTATCTTGATGATACAAGAATAGCACATAATACCCCGAAGCGAGAACCCTATCCAGAGCACGTGCTGCAGCTACAAGTGTTTCTCGGTCTTGAGCTGTTGCAATCTTCTCGCACAAACTGTCGATAACGGGATCCTTTATTCCTGGGTAATTTCGGCTGCCTGGTTCATCAGCTGCTCTAGAGCTATAGTAAAATGATTGCTCACGCCCCGGAGATGCCGTTTGCCCCCAGCTTAAGTTCATTAAGACATCGTAATCAAACTGTAGCCGGCGGTTTGTGTATTGTGCGCTGTCAACAATACGAACCCGAGCACTGATACCTAACAATTTCAGATTCCGCACAAAGGCCAAAGCCACTTTTTCTTCTCTAGGGTGATGAGCCAGAATTTCAAACTCCAGGGGCACTTTATTTCTCGTATGAACCAACCTGCCATTTGAAATTTTCCATCCAGCTTGAAGCAACAGCGCTTTAGCTATGCGCAAATTTTGTCTACGCTTAAGGGGGCCGTCTTCTTTGGGCGGCTTAAAATCTTGCAAAAAAACAGCCTCAGGTAATTGATCTCGAAATGGCTCTAATATTTCTAATTCTTTTCCCTTAGGCGGGCCATGATGAACCATTTCGGTATTGTCAAAAAAACTACAAGTTCGCGTATAAAAACCATGAAACAAATTCTTGTTAACCCATGCAAAATCAAAAGCATAACTTAGGGCTTGTCGCACAAGCGGGTTATTAAAAGGAGCACGCCTTGTGTTGAAAACCATCGAATACACGCCCACAGGCTGCATTTGGGGAATTTCTTGCAAAATAATCTGATGTTGTTTTACAGGCGCCCATTGTTGCATTTGTTTCCATTGCACCGGCTCTACCTCACCTCTTACATCATAGTAACCAGCTTTAAAGGCTTCGCGTGCCACCTGAGAATTGCGGTAATAGTCAATATGAATACGATCAAAGTTGTACACACCTTGATTCACTGTGATCTGCCAGCCCCAATAATCTCTCCTGCGCTCGTAAGAAATCGATTTGCCAGGCTGAAAAGATTTTATTTTATAGGGACCACTGCCCATAATCGGCGTGAGCGTAATTTTTTCCAGGTCTTTGCCAGCAAGAACATGTTTGGGCAAAACAGTCATCAAGCTCATCAACAAAGGTGCTTCAGGATCATAACGATCTTCATTTACAAGTTTATTAAAAGAAAATTTGACACGCCTCAAACCTAAGATCTCAACCTTTGCTACTTTGGAGTAAAATAGGCGAACGTTTGGCAGGCCTTTTTTTAAAAGCAGCTTGTGAGTGAAGGCAACATCTTCTGCTGTGACAGGCTTGCCATCTGCCCATTTCGCCTCTGATTGCAGGTTAAAGATAATCCAAGATCTATCCACTGGCATTTCAACAGTTTCAGCCAAACGTCCATAAACCGTAAAAGGTTCATCTTTTGAGAGCACCATCAACGTTTCATACACATAAACAGGAGCTCTGCCAAGGTTACTCAACCCTGCTGCTGGTTCTCCCTTGGTAACAAATGGGTTGAGCGAATCAAAACTGCCTACAACACCAAAGCGGATTGCTCCCCCTTTTGGAGCGTTAATATTGATGTAAGAAAATGTTTCACCCGATTGATATTTCGGTTTTCCATGCATAGCAATAGCGTGCTGCGGTTTTATTTCTTGGGCTGCAAACAGCGGTTCGATCATTATTGAGTGCAATAAAAGGCAAACAGACATTACAAATCGTGGGAGCCTTTTTCCTCCAAGACGCAAGGATATGTTAGTATATTTCATCTAGTATCGGTTCACCCCTTTGACGTACAAGAGTGTTTATAGCACAATGAAAACAAACCAAACAAAAAATTTTCAGATTATCCGCTGTGATCTTTTGATTGTTGGAGGAGGATTGGTTGGATCAACCCTTGCCATTGCTCTGGGTAACCTAGGGCTCAACATCATCATTCTCGATCACGTTGCTCCAGCTTGCAAGATAGATAGCAAAGATCTACGCACCACAGCAATTTCCTATGGTTCGAGCAATCTCTTTAAAGCACTAAATTTGTGGGCGCAACTAGAACCCTACACCCAGCCCATTTTGGATATCTGTGTTTCAGAATACAATTCTCCTGCAATCCTGCATTATACATGTCAGGACGTTGCAGAAAATGCCCCAATGGGACACATGATCGACAATGGTGTTTTGCGCCACACTCTGCAAAATCATACTCACGTTTGTAAAAATATTCGCTGGTTGGCGCCGGCAATACTCAAAAAACTTGAACTGACGACATCTCATATCAAAGCGCACCTTGAAGATGGCCGTGAAATTCGAGCAAATTTATGCATAGGCGCAGATGGTCGTAACTCCAAAGTGCGTTCTCTAACCGATTTACCAGTGACACAATGGAGTTATCCGCAGTCGGCTCTGATATGCACTGTAACCCATAAAAAACCACACAACGGTGTTGCCCATGAACGGTTTTTGGAGTCAGGCCCCTTTGCGGTGCTCCCCATGCCAGGTAACGCTTCAGGAATCGTCTGGTCGTGTCCGCATCATC
Protein-coding sequences here:
- a CDS encoding pitrilysin family protein translates to MVEQTQLANGLTIVTDCIDTVETVAVGVWVAAGTRHERAEFNGVAHMLEHMAFKGTHNRTAQDIAQTIENVGGYLNAGTSRESTAYYARMLKNDLHVGIELLADILQNSVFAEDEFERERSVVLQEIGQSHDAPDDIIFDYFQETAFPKQAMGRSILGTNSIVHNMNRETLVQYRDHFYSAPRMILAAAGNVSHDELLKRAEMYFDHLPTNGKVEVEPASYVGGDFRMQRDLEQVHVLMGFKGRSIKHDDNYAVALLATILGGGMSSRLFQEVREKRGLVYSIYAFKSAYSDSGMFGIYAGTAPNQVPQLLPIVCYELVKATENLTDEEITRSRTQLKASLMMGLESTTARCEHLAQQILNFGKHIPTQDIIAKIDAVSKDDLYRVAQDVFSSKLTFVATGPIGEVEVFERIEERLPSVLSSDKLSVVNL
- a CDS encoding UbiH/UbiF/VisC/COQ6 family ubiquinone biosynthesis hydroxylase, which gives rise to MKTNQTKNFQIIRCDLLIVGGGLVGSTLAIALGNLGLNIIILDHVAPACKIDSKDLRTTAISYGSSNLFKALNLWAQLEPYTQPILDICVSEYNSPAILHYTCQDVAENAPMGHMIDNGVLRHTLQNHTHVCKNIRWLAPAILKKLELTTSHIKAHLEDGREIRANLCIGADGRNSKVRSLTDLPVTQWSYPQSALICTVTHKKPHNGVAHERFLESGPFAVLPMPGNASGIVWSCPHHQAAHLGKLEDREIMGCLQQECGDTLGALTHVTPRQVYPLSVLFARRFVDKRVALIGDAAHVMHPIAGQGLNVGLRDVAALAEVIHDTHRLGLDIGNDMTLEKYQRWRRFDVLSFISMTDGLVRAFSYRSPIIRSIRRIGMRVINNTQPLKRALTRHAMGISGNKPKLLEAKSIKSQWH
- a CDS encoding extracellular solute-binding protein; this encodes MIEPLFAAQEIKPQHAIAMHGKPKYQSGETFSYININAPKGGAIRFGVVGSFDSLNPFVTKGEPAAGLSNLGRAPVYVYETLMVLSKDEPFTVYGRLAETVEMPVDRSWIIFNLQSEAKWADGKPVTAEDVAFTHKLLLKKGLPNVRLFYSKVAKVEILGLRRVKFSFNKLVNEDRYDPEAPLLMSLMTVLPKHVLAGKDLEKITLTPIMGSGPYKIKSFQPGKSISYERRRDYWGWQITVNQGVYNFDRIHIDYYRNSQVAREAFKAGYYDVRGEVEPVQWKQMQQWAPVKQHQIILQEIPQMQPVGVYSMVFNTRRAPFNNPLVRQALSYAFDFAWVNKNLFHGFYTRTCSFFDNTEMVHHGPPKGKELEILEPFRDQLPEAVFLQDFKPPKEDGPLKRRQNLRIAKALLLQAGWKISNGRLVHTRNKVPLEFEILAHHPREEKVALAFVRNLKLLGISARVRIVDSAQYTNRRLQFDYDVLMNLSWGQTASPGREQSFYYSSRAADEPGSRNYPGIKDPVIDSLCEKIATAQDRETLVAAARALDRVLASGYYVLFLYHQDKNYLAYWDKFDHPPFKPDVSVGLTGWWQKEIEQKQMAHSKFR
- a CDS encoding cytochrome c oxidase subunit 3, producing MAVKKHPFHIVDPSPWPFVGSMAAVVLGVGAVLYMHHHGPWILLAGLAFLVFTLVGWWRDVILEATPKNHTPEVRRGFRYGMALFILTEIMFFASFFWAYFNASLFPPEAIGGVWPPKGVQTIDPFGLPYLNTLLLLLSGTTVTWAHFDLTEGNIKGMIDKTGYTILLGVVFLGVQAYEYHHAQFAFTDGIYSSIFFMATGFHGLHVLVGAIFLIVCWFRARRGHFQPHNHFGFEAAAWYWHFVDVVWLFLFVSIYWWGSA
- a CDS encoding SURF1 family protein, translated to MQSAQFTTVNEHFKRIRKPKAWGRFASFSIFSICIINLCIGLGVWQLQRLEWKTKLLESLSDTKPSSYTKFPQNQTQVWQEFSKVIMIGTYLPDLEIRLQPRVRQGKVGAHLLSALLTSSGQLVYVLRGWIPLNYVAVPFKGSSQVFGIINFAPKPRWFIPKNNIHSGAWHTIDFEDIQAFLAWKNPELMDQVAPFYILEQPQQRQQSAPIPLGIKRNIKNDHLQYAITWFMLALCILLIYLCCAWKHVKNA